ACCCCAAGCTTAGCGGGGAAGATACTCTTAAGCTCTTTATTAACGAGAGCTTATCGCAACTCACCCGTGCCATGGAACAATCCCGCACTTAATCCGGAATTTTTGGCCTGGGTCCCTTGAAAGCGCACTCATCTCAGCTATACTTCTTTTAATAAAAGTTCCCATATAAATATTCAGAAATGCTCTTTTGAGCTTGGGATCCGTTGCAATCAGCGTCTGGGGCAGACGCTTTTTACGGAGGTGCGTGCATGAAGAGGAGACAACAGCGCAGGGGTCGTTTGATTCATGTGAAGGGGTATACCAATGTTTTCGGCAGGAGAGTCAGAGGCTATTGGCGGCACATGCCTTCGAAATAAGACTTCTCTGACCCAGAAAGTTGCTGGCCGATGACGGACCCGGTTAGATCCATTGAGTGGCGCTGGCCGGGTCCTTTTTTGCGTGTGTGTTTGACACTGAATGCACGCACTAGTATCCTCTTCATTGAGTAGCAGTTCCGTGGTTTTGGGGACACTCACAGGAGGGGGCTATGTCCGAAAGTTCTAAACGGCTGGGGTTCCGGCCCAGGCGTAAATATTTCCTCAGGGAGAGCATACAGCCGGTGCTGATGCTCAAGGTTTATCTAATGCTGCTGATAGTGACCCTATCGAGCAGCCTTTTCTTTTATGCCATGGGCAAGCACGCGGTGATCAACGGTCTGTTCGAAGGACGCCTCAGTTTCCAAAGTGGTTTTGCCAGCATGCTGTCTCCGCTTTTGTCGATCAATATCCTGATCTTGCTGTGCGCGGTTTTGCTGGTAATCCAGATCACGCATGCGATTGCAGGGCCGATCTTCAGGCTGAATCGCTTGGCCGAGGAAGCCGGGGACCAGGGCTTGATCCGGCAGGTGCGTTTCCGCGAGTCCGACCGCATGGAACAGCTCGAGGCAGCGATCAACGGCATCCTGCTCAATTGGGGGACCCAATTGGACAAAACCGTCGCTGATCTGGAGGACATGACCGAGCGCCTTAAGCGAATGAGTCAGACTCTGGGCAGCACGAATGAGGGGAATCTGGGGGCTGTGCAGCAGGAGCTGTCCCAGGTGACCACCACGTGTGAAGCGCTCAAGGCCGTGCTCGCCGAGGCGCGGGAGGCGTAGATGCTCAGACGGGCAACAGGGATCTGTCTGAGCCTCGGGCTCCTGCTTCTGATTGCGGGATCGCTTCATGCGTCCCCGCTCAAAGAGTTTAATTTTGACAGCACGGAATCGCTCGAGGAATGGGAAGAAAAGATTATCCAGGGCCACGTTCATTACGAGCTTGTGGATGAAGGACAAGGCGCCTATGTGCGCGCGCAATCGGACAGCGCTGCCTCGGGTTACTACTACAAGGTTCGTTACAGTGTCGAAGAATTGCCCATGATTAGTTGGCAGTGGCGTGTGAGCCATTTCCCGGACAAGCCCCCGCCAGAGAATATCGCCGAAAAAGACCAGGATGACTTTGCCGCACGCGTGTATGTTATTTTCCCCGCGCTACTCTTTACAAACTCCCAAGCATTGGAATACGTGTGGTCCGAGACGTTGCCCGAAGGCACGATTGAAAGCAGCGCGTTTTCCGGCAATATCAAAATCTTTGTGGTTCAGAGCGGGCCGGGCGCTAAGGGGGAGTGGTTTTTTGAGGAGCGCAATGTTTATGAGGACTACACCGCGGCCTTTGGCCGTCCCCCGAAAGCCAGGGCAGGGGCTGTGGCCTTTATGACGGATTCGGATAACACAGAGACTCTGGCCGGCGCTTCCTTTGACGAAATCAAATTCGGCTACAAGAAGGAGTAATCATGCGAACCAAAGCGAGATTCTTCTTAACCTCTAAACTGGCCAGGCGATACCTGTATTTGTTTCTGATCGTGATGTGGATGCCGGCCCTGTTTGTGGGCGCGTGCCTTTATCACGTGATCTTTCGTGTCGTGGCGGAAGAGCTGGCCATGCCGGAAACCATCCTCATGCATTTACTGCCTG
The Candidatus Omnitrophota bacterium genome window above contains:
- a CDS encoding DUF3047 domain-containing protein encodes the protein MLRRATGICLSLGLLLLIAGSLHASPLKEFNFDSTESLEEWEEKIIQGHVHYELVDEGQGAYVRAQSDSAASGYYYKVRYSVEELPMISWQWRVSHFPDKPPPENIAEKDQDDFAARVYVIFPALLFTNSQALEYVWSETLPEGTIESSAFSGNIKIFVVQSGPGAKGEWFFEERNVYEDYTAAFGRPPKARAGAVAFMTDSDNTETLAGASFDEIKFGYKKE